In a genomic window of Punica granatum isolate Tunisia-2019 chromosome 6, ASM765513v2, whole genome shotgun sequence:
- the LOC116211684 gene encoding probable methyltransferase PMT27, translating into MPLGRSRNNKRSSYTSYTSTITTIVFVVLCVLGVWLLTSNSLAPPQTTKRTAATNVNGNADFSSHSRLNKKDTPVYEDNPGELPDDAIKSDDHHHAENNNAADDSTSSHMNVGTGNSVEKQETTTTTPQETEGGGNDQKENNGEIPQVKESVDESEKQQTDHNENQVSEDSSITQNQQQNHEESVSKTSYSNEENQPKHSTDQDQQESSTEQGQQQPGQGQDNEANKDQENNPAEDQPRDEVSNSEDNHQMEQDTEASQEQKLNESDHSEEEDQSSKRTDQEQGTATGEDEVQKQEESKQKDATAQEGLRGSSTGDPQDPQSVIPNDDREKRIEEQQRQRQEDQQLDETTQQQASSAAKQQEPQDDENSQQQQQQGGQSQSPAEDENFQQQQQQNGKTESQEKQSDSSFPGGDNIPKESKESKKSWATQAAQSENQKERRQSDSEGDGSIYGYSWQLCNVTAGPDYIPCLDNEKALRQLHSTRHFEHRERHCPEEGPTCLVPIPEGYKKPIEWPKSREKIWYHNVPHPKLADVKGHQNWVKVMGEFLTFPGGGTQFIHGALHYIDFLQTAVPNIKWGKHTRVILDVGCGVASFGGYLFERDVLTMSFAPKDEHEAQVQFALERGIPAISAVMGSMRLPFPSRVFDLVHCARCRVPWHAEGGRLLLELNRVLRPGGFFVWSATPVYQKLEEDVQIWKEMTSLTASMCWELVTIQKDTLNSIGAAIYRKPRSNKCYEEREQNSPPMCKSDDDPNAAWYVPLQACMHRIPTDESERGARWPVVWPRRLRTAPGWLNSSQMGIYGKPAPQDFVTDYEHWKRVVSSSYMSQLGISWSGVRNVMDMRAVYGGFAAALKDLQMWVMNVVNVDSPDTLPIIYERGLFGIYHDWCESFSTYPRTYDLLHADHLFSKLKKRCKLAPIMAEVDRIVRPGGKLIVRDESSAIGEVENLLKSLHWEVHLTFSKDQEGILSAQKGNWRPNTYANIS; encoded by the exons ATGCCTCTCGGGAGGTCGCGGAACAACAAGCGGTCGTCGTACACTTCCTATACCTCGACCATTACAACCATAGTCTTTGTAGTACTATGCGTCTTGGGCGTTTGGTTGCTGACCTCGAACTCATTGGCGCCGCCACAGACAACCAAACGTACTGCCGCCACCAATGTCAACGGCAATGCCGACTTCTCTTCCCATTCCCGTCTCAACAAAAAGGACACCCCCGTGTATGAGGACAACCCTGGCGAACTGcctgatgatgcaatcaaatcGGACGACCATCACCATGCAGAAAACAATAATGCCGCCGACGATTCCACCAGCTCTCACATGAACGTGGGTACAG GCAACAGTGTTGAGAAACAGGAAACAACCACGACAACACCACAAGAGACTGAAGGGGGAGGGAATGATCAGAAGGAAAACAAtggtgagattcctcaggtgAAAGAATCAGTGGACGAAAGTGAGAAGCAGCAAACTGATCATAATGAGAATCAGGTCTCTGAAGACAGCTCCATTACGCAGAACCAGCAGCAGAACCATGAAGAATCCGTCTCGAAAACTTCCTACTCCAATGAGGAGAATCAACCGAAACATAGTACCGATCAAGATCAGCAAGAGAGCAGCACAGAACAGGGCCAGCAGCAGCCCGGTCAGGGGCAGGACAATGAAGCCAACAAAGATCAAGAAAATAATCCAGCAGAGGATCAACCTCGGGATGAGGTTTCAAACAGTGAGGACAATCACCAGATGGAGCAGGATACAGAAGCTTCGCAAGAACAGAAACTGAATGAAAGTGATCATAgcgaagaagaagatcaaAGCTCAAAAAGAACCGATCAAGAACAGGGCACCGCAACTGGGGAAGATGAGGTACAGAAGCAGGAGGAGTCAAAGCAGAAGGATGCCACAGCTCAGGAGGGCTTGAGAGGGAGTTCTACCGGTG ATCCACAGGATCCACAGAGTGTGATCCCCAATGACGACCGGGAAAAGAGGATCGAGGAGCAGCAGCGGCAGCGGCAAGAGGACCAGCAACTCGATGAAACGACGCAGCAACAGGCATCGTCCGCCGCTAAG CAACAAGAACCGCAGGACGATGAGAATtcccagcagcagcagcagcaaggGGGACAATCACAGTCTCCTGCGGAGGACGAAAATttccagcagcagcagcagcagaacgGGAAGACAGAGAGCCAAGAAAAGCAGTCAGATTCGTCGTTTCCAGGGGGAGACAACATCCCAAAGGAATCAAAAGAGTCGAAGAAGTCTTGGGCGACCCAGGCTGCCCAGTCGGAGAACCAAAAAGAGCGCAGGCAAAGTGACTCGGAGGGCGACGGAAGCATATATGGGTACTCATGGCAGCTCTGCAATGTGACAGCAGGGCCTGACTACATACCATGCTTGGACAATGAGAAGGCCCTCCGTCAGCTCCACAGCACCAGACATTTTGAGCACCGCGAACGCCATTGCCCCGAAGAGGGCCCCACCTGTCTCGTCCCCATCCCTGAGGGATACAAGAAGCCGATCGAGTGGCCCAAAAGCAGAGAAAAG ATATGGTACCACAATGTGCCTCACCCCAAGTTAGCAGATGTCAAGGGGCATCAGAACTGGGTCAAGGTCATGGGAGAATTCCTAACCTTCCCTGGAGGAGGTACCCAGTTCATCCATGGCGCGCTCCATTACATCGATTTCCTCCAGACT GCTGTGCCAAACATCAAGTGGGGCAAGCACACTAGGGTCATACTGGATGTGGGATGTGGAGTGGCCAGCTTCGGTGGGTACCTTTTTGAGAGAGATGTCCTCACAATGTCGTTCGCGCCGAAGGATGAGCACGAGGCCCAGGTGCAGTTCGCACTGGAGAGGGGAATTCCGGCAATTTCAGCTGTTATGGGCTCCATGAGACTCCCGTTTCCAAGCAGGGTCTTCGATCTGGTCCACTGTGCACGATGTCGGGTTCCATGGCATGCAGAAG GAGGAAGGTTGCTTCTGGAACTGAACCGTGTCTTGAGGCCGGGAGGCTTCTTTGTCTGGTCCGCCACGCCAGTGTACCAAAAGCTTGAAGAAGATGTCCAAATCTGGAAAG AGATGACTTCACTGACGGCATCAATGTGTTGGGAGCTCGTCACGATCCAGAAGGACACACTAAACTCAATAGGGGCTGCCATATACCGAAAGCCGAGATCAAACAAATGCTacgaagagagagagcagaACAGTCCTCCAATGTGCAAAAGCGATGATGATCCAAATGCTGCATG GTACGTGCCTCTTCAGGCGTGTATGCATCGGATTCCCACTGATGAGTCTGAGAGGGGGGCCCGCTGGCCAGTAGTTTGGCCCCGTCGACTCCGAACAGCTCCCGGGTGGCTTAACAGCTCACAGATGGGGATTTACGGGAAACCTGCTCCCCAAGATTTCGTCACAGATTATGAGCACTGGAAGAGGGTTGTGAGTAGTTCGTACATGTCCCAACTTGGGATCAGTTGGTCCGGAGTAAGAAATGTGATGGACATGAGAGCTGTGTATGGTGG GTTTGCGGCTGCTCTGAAGGATCTTCAGATGTGGGTCATGAATGTGGTGAACGTCGACTCTCCTGACACGCTTCCAATAATATACGAGCGTGGACTCTTCGGAATATACCATGACTGGTGTGAATCCTTCAGCACCTACCCGAGAACCTACGATCTCTTACACGCAGATCATCTCTTCTCGAagctcaagaagag GTGCAAGCTTGCTCCGATAATGGCAGAGGTGGACAGGATCGTGAGGCCAGGAGGGAAGCTAATAGTGAGGGACGAGTCGAGCGCCATCGGCGAGGTGGAGAACTTGCTGAAGTCCCTCCACTGGGAAGTCCACCTAACCTTCTCAAAGGATCAAGAGGGAATACTCAGTGCCCAGAAAGGGAATTGGCGGCCCAACACATATGCCAATATTTCGTGA